One region of Streptomyces capillispiralis genomic DNA includes:
- a CDS encoding SAM-dependent methyltransferase produces the protein MEPVTAADAGGGWRGWREAAEAALYGPGGFYRRPEGPAGHFRTSVHASPLFAAAVARLLCRVDEALGRPAVLDFVDMAAGRGELVTGVLAALPADVAARARAHAVEVAARPAGLDPRVEWRGEPPEGITGLLFANEWLDNVPVEIAEVDGAGVPRRVLVRADGTERLGEPVSGAEAEWLARWWPPAAEEGLRAEIGLPRDRAWAAATGTLARGLAVAVDYAHTAGARPPFGTLTAFREGRETTPVPDGSCDLTAHVALDACAAATALPGARLLSQREALHALGLSGARPPLSLASTDPAGYVRALAAAGEAAELTAPGGLGDFGWLVQPVGIADVRDLFVDVADDEEH, from the coding sequence GTGGAACCGGTGACGGCGGCGGACGCGGGAGGCGGGTGGCGCGGCTGGCGCGAGGCGGCCGAGGCCGCCCTGTACGGGCCGGGCGGCTTCTACCGCCGCCCCGAGGGACCGGCCGGGCACTTCCGCACCTCGGTGCACGCCTCCCCGCTGTTCGCGGCCGCCGTGGCGCGGCTGCTGTGCCGGGTCGACGAGGCGCTGGGACGGCCCGCGGTGCTCGACTTCGTGGACATGGCGGCCGGGCGCGGCGAGCTGGTCACGGGCGTCCTCGCCGCGCTGCCCGCCGACGTGGCGGCACGCGCGCGTGCCCACGCCGTCGAGGTCGCCGCCCGGCCCGCCGGGCTCGATCCCCGCGTCGAGTGGCGCGGCGAGCCCCCGGAGGGGATCACGGGGCTGCTCTTCGCCAACGAGTGGCTGGACAACGTGCCCGTCGAGATCGCCGAGGTGGACGGGGCGGGCGTACCGCGGCGGGTGCTGGTGCGGGCGGACGGGACGGAGCGGCTCGGCGAGCCGGTTTCCGGCGCGGAGGCCGAGTGGCTGGCCCGGTGGTGGCCGCCGGCGGCGGAGGAAGGCCTCCGCGCGGAGATCGGGCTGCCGCGCGACCGGGCCTGGGCGGCGGCCACCGGGACGCTCGCACGGGGGCTCGCCGTCGCCGTGGACTACGCGCACACCGCCGGTGCGCGGCCGCCGTTCGGCACCCTCACGGCGTTCCGGGAGGGGCGGGAGACGACGCCCGTGCCGGACGGGTCGTGCGACCTCACCGCGCACGTCGCCCTGGACGCCTGCGCGGCGGCCACCGCGCTCCCCGGCGCGCGCCTGCTGTCGCAGCGCGAGGCCCTGCACGCACTGGGCCTCAGCGGCGCACGCCCCCCGCTCTCGCTGGCCTCCACCGACCCCGCAGGGTACGTACGCGCCCTCGCGGCCGCCGGGGAGGCCGCCGAACTCACCGCGCCGGGCGGACTCGGCGACTTCGGGTGGCTGGTGCAGCCGGTGGGCATCGCGGACGTGCGGGACCTATTTGTCGATGTCGCCGACGACGAAGAACATTGA